The Rhodococcus sp. B50 DNA window GCGAAGATTTCTCACCCGCGGCCGGCGACTCGTCGTCCTCGTCGACGGAGCGCGGGTGCCGGACGTCGCGGCGCTGCTGGCCGACGGCGGGTTCGGCAACTCCCGTGTCTCGGTGCTGTCGAATCTCGGTGCCGTGGACGAATCGCGAATCGATTCGACCGCCGCTGATCTCGTGGATGTTCCGGTTCCGTCGTTGAGTCTGCTGTGTATCGACGTCGACGGTTCCGCAGGATTGTCGGCAGTGCCCGGTCTCGACGACGAGCTGTTCGAACACGACGGCCAGCTCAGCAAGCGGACCGTGCGTCTCGCCGCGGTGTGTGCCCTCGCGCCGCGTCCGGGGGAGCTGCTGTGGGATGTCGGTGCCGGCGCCGGTTCCGTCGGAATCGAATGGGCGCGCATCGATCCCCGTTGCCGCACGATCTCGGTGGAGAGCAACGCCGGTCGTGCCGACGCGATCGAACGCAATGCCGCCGCGTTGGGCGTTCCGTCCACCGTGCGCGTCGTCCGCGGACCCGCCCCCGCTGTGCTCACCGGTCTCGAAGCACCCGACGCGATCTTCGTCGGTGGGGGAGGAAGCCGTGAGGGTGTGCTCGACACATGCTGGGACGCACTGGCTCCCGGCGGACGGCTCGTCGCGCACGCGGTGACCCTGGAGACCGAGGCCGTCCTGGTGCAGTGGTGGAAGGTGCACGGTGGTGAACTCGTGCGCCTGTCCGTCGAACACGCCGATCCGATCGGAACGTTCACCGGATGGCGCGCGCAACGACCCGTGGTGCAATGGAGTGCAGTGAAAGGTGAACGATGACCGTCCATTTCGTCGGATCCGGGCCGGGAGCGGCCGACCTGCTCACGCTGCGAGCGGTGAACCTGCTCCGCGAGGTTCCGGTCGTTCTGTACGCCGGTACCTATCTCGATGCCGAGACCCTCTCGCACTGCCGTGACGACGCCGAACTGATCGACACGCAACATCTGGACCTCGACGAGATCACCGCCCACCTCGTCGACGCACACCGGCGCGGGTCCGATGCAGTGCGGCTGTGCTCCGGCGACCCGTCGCTGTACTCCGCGCTCACCGAACAGACGCGACGACTGGACGCCGCGGGTGTGCCCTGGGACGTCACGCCCGGTGTTCCGGCCTACGCTGCGGCGGCCGCGGCGCTCGGTACCGAACTGACCGTCCCCGAACTCGTACAGACGGTCGTGCTGACCCGGACCCAGGCCCGGTCGACGGCGATGCCCGACACCGAGGCGCTCGCGCGGGTCGCCGGGCTCCGGGCGAGTCTCGTCCTGCACCTGGCGATCACGCGCATCCGCGTCCTCGCCGAGGAACTCACGGTGGAGTACGGCGTCGACTGCCCCGTCGCGGTGGTCGCGTTCGCCTCGCGCCCGAACCAGATCGTGCTGCGCGGCACCCTCGCGGACATCGCCGACAGTGTCGAGGCAGCGGGGCTGAAGCACACCGCGGTGATCGTCGTCGGACGGGCACTCGGGGTACGGGAGCAAGCCGACGTCGCCTGCTCGCACCTCTACGACCCCGCCCGCGAACGCGACGGCCTCCGATAACGCTTCATCCGAACCTGTTGACAAGCCGGGGGTGAACACCGTTCACTCGATCAGGGTGAACGGTGTTCACCCCGCAGGTGGCAACGGAGATGGGGACATGGCACGAACGAAATCGGCGTCGAGCACCACGATCACGACGCTGCTGAGCCTGGCGGGTCTCGTCGCGGCCCTGCAGACCACACTGGTCATTCCGCTGCTCCCGGACTTCCCCGAGATCCTCGACGTCTCGCCCGGCACCGCGACCTGGCTGGTCACCATCACGCTGTTGACCGGAGCGGTCGCCACGCCCATCGTGTCCCGCTCCGCCGACATGTTCGGCAAGCGCCGGATGATGGTGTTGTCGCTGGCGATGATGGTCGTGGGGTCGCTGATCGCCGCGTTCGGCGGGAGCTACCTCGCAGTCCTCATCGGGCGGGCCCTGCAGGGCTTCTCCTCGGCCCTCATCCCGGTGGCCATGGCGGTACTGCGAGATCTGCTGCCCCGCGAGAAGGTTGCCGGCGCGGTGGCGCTGACCAGCGCCACGATGGGCATCGGTGGCGCCCTGGGACTACCCGCAGCAGGCGTTCTCTACGACACCCTGGGATGGGCGTCGGTCTTCTTCGTCTCGGCGGCTGCCGGTGTACTCCTCCTCGTCGGCATCCTCGTCACGGTTCCGGCGAGCGCATCCGGTACCCGGGGCCGCTTCGACCTCGTCGGCGCAGTGTTGCTGTCGCTCGCGCTGGTGGCGCTGCTCCTCGGCATCTCGAAGGGCCCGGTGTGGGGCTGGGCGAGTCCGCAGACCCTCGTCAGCCTGGGGGCGGCCGCCGTCGTCCTCGCACTCTGGGTGCCCTACGAACTGCGCGTGCCCGTTCCCATGGTCGACCTGCGGGTCTCGTCCCATCGGCCCGTTCTGCTCACCAACCTCGCGGGACTCTTCGTCGGCTTCGCGGCGTACGCGAACACCCTCTCCACCACGCAGCAACTGCAACTCCCGGAGATCACCGGTTTCGGATTCGGACTCAGCGCAGCGACCGCGGGTCTGTGCATGGTCCCAGGCGGACTCACGATGCTCGTCGTTTCTCCGTTGTCGGCCCGACTGACCGCACGCTTCGGCGGCCGCACCACACTCCTGGCCGCGGGCCTGCTCATGACCGGGGCCTACGGATTCCGGATGATCTTCGACGACACGGTGGCACTCATCGTCGTGGGTGCCGTACTCGTCAGCATCGGCAACGCGATGGCCTTCGCCACCATGCCGGCACTGATCATGGGTGCGGTCCCGCTTTCGGAGACCGCTGCGGCCAACGGTCTCAACAGCCTGCTCCGGACGATCGGATCGTCGAGTATGAGTGCGGTGGTCGCAGCCCTGGTCGCCGGTCTCACCATGGAGGTGGCCGGGACGGTCTTCCCGTCCCACAGCGCCTTCACGGTGATGTTCGCGATCGCGGGTGCCGCGACGTTCTCCGCTAGCCTGGCAGCCGTGTTCCTTCCCAGGCATCGACCGTCGACGACGAGCGTCCCGGACGCGTCCGTGGAGGCGAAGGCATAGGTGACCGAACGATCCACTCGCGAGGTCATCCTCGACGCCGCCCGGCCGCTGTTCGCCGAGCGGGGTTTCAACGGCACCACGATCAGGGACATCGCCGAAGCGGCAGGTGTCTCACCGGCTCTCGTGATGAAACTGACCGGCAGCAAGGCCGAGCTGTTCCAGGCGGCGGCTCCGGATTCTCCAGGGCTCGCCGACGCCGCCCGTCACGACGAGCCGGTCGGATACCGGATGGTGCGTGCCGTCGTCGAACGACGAGATTCGGACGACTACGAATTCTGGGCGGTGGCACCCTTCCTGGTTCGTGAAGCAGCGGATCCGGCGGTAGCCCGCGCGCGCACGAGCGAGCGGGTCGTCGCCCGGATCGCGGCGCTGATCGGCGACCGGTCGGCGGGGATGGTGCGCTCGCAGATGGTCGTCACGCTCCTGCTGGGGCTCGCAGGCAGCCTGAGGACGTTCGAGATGCTGCCGCCCGACGTGATTTCCAGCGCGACCCTCATCGAGACCTACGGCCGGCTCGTCCAAGCGATCGTCGACGATTCCGAACTCTGAACGTCGACCGACCGTTTCGTCCACACGGCACCGGTCGACGTCACCGATGTACCTGCAGCGCCGACGATGATCAGGCACTTCATGTCGATGCTCACCGGATCCAGTTTCTCGAGTGTCGTGACCTCGAGCGACTCGCCGGGCCGTCCCACATCGCGCCCGATCACGACGACGGTGTCGGCCGGACGATGTTTCATCAGTAGCGCTTTCGCATCGGCGACCTGCGTGGTGCGCGAGCGTGACGCCGGGTTGTAGATGCCCAGAACGAGATCGGCCTCGGCGACCGCCGCGAGTCGCTTCTCGATCACGTTCCACGGCTTGAGGCGATCCGACAGGCTCATCACCGCGAAGTCGCCACCGATCGGGGCGCCCGCCCGCGCAGCCACGGCCTGCACGGCCGATATCCCGGGCAGGACCCGGATCGGGAC harbors:
- the cbiE gene encoding precorrin-6y C5,15-methyltransferase (decarboxylating) subunit CbiE — encoded protein: MGSRITVVGIGADGWPGVPSGVRERILAADVLLGGRRHLDLVPAGRAMREEWPSPLLPGLDDLLERHAGRDVVALASGDPLVSGIGTTLIRRLGRDAVRVIPAVSSVALARTRMGWSSEECETVTVVGREIDSLRRFLTRGRRLVVLVDGARVPDVAALLADGGFGNSRVSVLSNLGAVDESRIDSTAADLVDVPVPSLSLLCIDVDGSAGLSAVPGLDDELFEHDGQLSKRTVRLAAVCALAPRPGELLWDVGAGAGSVGIEWARIDPRCRTISVESNAGRADAIERNAAALGVPSTVRVVRGPAPAVLTGLEAPDAIFVGGGGSREGVLDTCWDALAPGGRLVAHAVTLETEAVLVQWWKVHGGELVRLSVEHADPIGTFTGWRAQRPVVQWSAVKGER
- a CDS encoding cobalt-precorrin-4/precorrin-4 C(11)-methyltransferase; translation: MTVHFVGSGPGAADLLTLRAVNLLREVPVVLYAGTYLDAETLSHCRDDAELIDTQHLDLDEITAHLVDAHRRGSDAVRLCSGDPSLYSALTEQTRRLDAAGVPWDVTPGVPAYAAAAAALGTELTVPELVQTVVLTRTQARSTAMPDTEALARVAGLRASLVLHLAITRIRVLAEELTVEYGVDCPVAVVAFASRPNQIVLRGTLADIADSVEAAGLKHTAVIVVGRALGVREQADVACSHLYDPARERDGLR
- a CDS encoding MFS transporter, producing MARTKSASSTTITTLLSLAGLVAALQTTLVIPLLPDFPEILDVSPGTATWLVTITLLTGAVATPIVSRSADMFGKRRMMVLSLAMMVVGSLIAAFGGSYLAVLIGRALQGFSSALIPVAMAVLRDLLPREKVAGAVALTSATMGIGGALGLPAAGVLYDTLGWASVFFVSAAAGVLLLVGILVTVPASASGTRGRFDLVGAVLLSLALVALLLGISKGPVWGWASPQTLVSLGAAAVVLALWVPYELRVPVPMVDLRVSSHRPVLLTNLAGLFVGFAAYANTLSTTQQLQLPEITGFGFGLSAATAGLCMVPGGLTMLVVSPLSARLTARFGGRTTLLAAGLLMTGAYGFRMIFDDTVALIVVGAVLVSIGNAMAFATMPALIMGAVPLSETAAANGLNSLLRTIGSSSMSAVVAALVAGLTMEVAGTVFPSHSAFTVMFAIAGAATFSASLAAVFLPRHRPSTTSVPDASVEAKA
- a CDS encoding TetR/AcrR family transcriptional regulator, producing the protein MTERSTREVILDAARPLFAERGFNGTTIRDIAEAAGVSPALVMKLTGSKAELFQAAAPDSPGLADAARHDEPVGYRMVRAVVERRDSDDYEFWAVAPFLVREAADPAVARARTSERVVARIAALIGDRSAGMVRSQMVVTLLLGLAGSLRTFEMLPPDVISSATLIETYGRLVQAIVDDSEL